From Bacillus basilensis, a single genomic window includes:
- a CDS encoding DMT family transporter: MIGFSLAILAGVLISLQSVFNTKVNENIGQWLTTACVLGIGFISSILFYIITENSISIKVYTTNYLFYVSGLFGIGLIICIMGAIKSLGPAYTVLISLITQLVVALCIDTFGLFGIERVPLQINKLIGITLLIVGLGIFKNLFSNKKDININKDRA, translated from the coding sequence ATGATTGGATTTAGTTTAGCTATATTAGCTGGAGTATTAATTAGCTTACAATCTGTTTTTAATACGAAAGTAAATGAAAACATAGGGCAGTGGTTAACAACTGCATGTGTTCTTGGAATAGGTTTCATAAGTTCTATTCTATTTTATATCATTACAGAAAACAGTATTAGCATTAAAGTGTATACTACAAATTATTTGTTTTATGTAAGTGGATTGTTTGGCATCGGATTAATTATTTGTATAATGGGTGCAATAAAGAGTTTAGGTCCAGCGTATACGGTGCTAATTAGCCTTATTACTCAATTAGTTGTTGCTCTATGCATTGATACATTCGGATTATTTGGAATAGAGAGGGTTCCCTTGCAAATAAATAAATTAATTGGAATTACTCTATTAATTGTAGGGTTAGGAATTTTTAAAAATCTATTTTCGAATAAGAAAGATATTAATATAAATAAGGATAGAGCTTAA
- a CDS encoding GNAT family N-acetyltransferase — protein MNNSINYTIKHPTNFNGLLTVYESLGWNSLQLTVNELEQMCKQSWYAIYAFKEQQLIGMGRIISDGVITGVICGVCVLPEYQSIGIGKEIVERLIQHCEQNKVIPQLMCVKTLQSYYETIGFEAFSIGMTKHIKR, from the coding sequence ATGAATAATAGTATAAATTACACAATTAAACACCCAACAAATTTCAATGGATTATTAACTGTATATGAATCTTTAGGATGGAATTCTCTTCAATTAACGGTTAACGAATTAGAACAAATGTGTAAACAAAGTTGGTATGCAATATATGCTTTTAAAGAGCAACAATTAATAGGGATGGGGCGTATTATATCAGATGGTGTAATAACTGGTGTTATTTGCGGGGTATGTGTATTACCAGAGTATCAGTCCATTGGAATTGGAAAAGAAATAGTAGAACGATTAATCCAGCACTGTGAACAAAACAAGGTCATTCCTCAACTTATGTGTGTAAAAACATTGCAATCTTACTATGAAACTATCGGATTTGAAGCATTCTCGATTGGGATGACAAAACATATTAAAAGATAG
- a CDS encoding TetR/AcrR family transcriptional regulator codes for MEQKQRPLGRPRQNKNTKSTKETILEVATRLFLTQNYQVVSMDEVAKVCGVTKATVYYYFSTKADLFTATMIQMMVRIRENMSQILSTNNTLEERLLNFAKVYLHATMDIDMKNFMKDAKLSLSEEQLKELKNAEDSMYEVLEKALDKAMQLGEIPKGNAKFAAHAFVSLLSIGNFKDENHNPILANIDELAQEIVTFYWNGLGHSY; via the coding sequence TTGGAACAAAAACAACGTCCTCTCGGAAGGCCTCGTCAAAATAAAAATACAAAATCTACAAAAGAAACCATTTTAGAAGTTGCAACACGATTATTTCTTACTCAAAATTATCAAGTCGTTTCCATGGATGAGGTCGCAAAAGTTTGTGGTGTTACGAAAGCAACCGTCTACTATTACTTTTCAACAAAAGCCGATTTATTTACCGCTACTATGATCCAGATGATGGTGCGTATACGTGAGAATATGTCACAAATACTCTCTACAAACAATACTTTAGAAGAGAGATTATTAAACTTTGCTAAAGTCTACTTACATGCCACAATGGATATCGATATGAAAAATTTTATGAAAGATGCAAAACTATCTTTATCTGAAGAACAATTGAAGGAATTAAAAAATGCTGAAGATAGCATGTATGAAGTGTTAGAAAAAGCACTCGATAAAGCGATGCAACTTGGAGAAATCCCTAAAGGAAACGCTAAATTTGCTGCTCATGCTTTCGTATCTTTATTATCAATTGGGAATTTTAAAGATGAAAATCACAATCCTATTCTTGCAAATATAGATGAATTAGCACAAGAAATCGTTACTTTCTATTGGAACGGGTTAGGTCATTCATATTAA
- a CDS encoding MMPL family transporter: protein MKKHPLHMLGKLVAGKNTQWITLSVWILITLLLSFTLPPVNSTKEPNPKNLPETAMSQQAEALMKKEFPNNAGNPLLVVWHRDGGLQSKDYKLIQDVYKELKTSPLKEQSTLPPFDTIPEQALSKSASKDGTSFVTPVFFNKTAGTDILKGNLEDLRNIVNSKIDEDPFKRKISDSGLHVRLSGPVGIQTDAVSLFSQADVKLLVATVLLVLVLLILLYRSPILAILPLLVVGFAYGIISPTLGFLADHGWIKVDAQAISIMTVLLFGAGTDYCLFLISRYREYLLEEESKYKALQLAIKASGGAIIMSALTVVLGLGTLLLAHYGAFHRFAVPFSVAVFIMGIAALTILPACLLIFGRVAFFPFIPRTTSMNEEFARKKKKVVKVKKSKDAFSKKLGDVVVRKPWTIIMLTVFVLGGLASFVPRIQYTYDLLESFPKDMPSREGFTLISDHFSAGELAPVKVVVDTKGKELPIKQELEKFSFVNTVKEPKEGKENKQIQMYEVSLAENPYSIEALDQIPKLKSSIEKVLKDAGISNAKDQLWIGGETASLYDTKQITERDEAVIIPVMISIIALLLLVYLRSIVAMIYLIVTVVLSFYSALGAGWLLLHYGMGAPAIQGAIPLYAFVFLVALGEDYNIFMVSEIWKNRKTQNHLDAVRNGVIQTGSVITSAGLILAGTFAVLGTLPIQVLVQFGIVTAIGVLLDTFIVRPLLVPAITVVLGRFAFWPGKLSRKREEVQKVDA, encoded by the coding sequence ATGAAAAAGCACCCGTTACATATGTTAGGGAAGCTTGTAGCAGGGAAGAATACGCAATGGATAACTTTATCGGTTTGGATTCTTATTACATTATTACTTTCATTTACGTTACCACCAGTAAATAGTACGAAAGAACCGAATCCGAAAAATTTACCTGAAACAGCTATGTCACAGCAAGCGGAAGCACTTATGAAAAAAGAGTTTCCGAATAATGCAGGAAATCCGTTGTTAGTAGTATGGCATAGAGATGGTGGATTACAGTCAAAGGATTATAAACTCATACAAGACGTTTATAAAGAATTAAAAACCAGTCCTTTAAAAGAACAATCAACATTACCGCCATTTGATACAATCCCGGAACAAGCATTATCAAAAAGTGCATCAAAAGATGGTACATCATTTGTTACACCAGTATTCTTTAATAAGACAGCTGGAACAGATATATTAAAAGGAAATCTTGAAGATTTAAGAAACATAGTGAATAGTAAGATCGATGAGGATCCATTCAAACGAAAAATTAGTGACTCGGGTTTACATGTTCGGTTATCTGGACCAGTAGGTATTCAAACGGATGCAGTTAGCTTATTTAGTCAAGCTGATGTGAAGTTATTAGTTGCTACTGTACTACTAGTATTAGTCTTATTAATTTTACTTTATCGTTCACCAATTTTAGCAATTTTACCTTTACTTGTTGTAGGTTTTGCATACGGTATTATTAGTCCTACACTTGGATTTTTAGCTGATCACGGATGGATTAAAGTAGATGCCCAAGCGATTTCAATTATGACAGTTTTATTATTTGGTGCTGGAACGGACTATTGTTTATTTTTAATTTCGAGATATAGAGAGTACTTACTAGAGGAAGAAAGTAAATATAAGGCGCTACAACTTGCGATTAAAGCATCTGGTGGGGCAATTATAATGAGTGCATTAACGGTAGTACTTGGATTAGGAACATTACTACTTGCTCATTATGGTGCCTTTCATCGATTTGCAGTACCATTTAGTGTTGCAGTATTCATAATGGGAATCGCTGCTTTAACAATTCTTCCTGCGTGTTTATTAATCTTTGGCAGAGTTGCGTTCTTCCCGTTTATACCGAGAACAACTTCAATGAATGAGGAGTTTGCAAGAAAGAAAAAGAAAGTAGTAAAGGTTAAAAAATCAAAAGATGCCTTTAGTAAAAAACTTGGTGATGTTGTAGTCCGAAAACCGTGGACAATAATTATGCTAACTGTGTTTGTATTAGGCGGATTGGCTTCATTTGTACCACGTATTCAATACACATATGACCTATTAGAATCGTTTCCAAAAGATATGCCTTCCCGTGAAGGGTTTACGTTAATTAGTGATCATTTTTCAGCTGGTGAACTAGCGCCAGTAAAAGTTGTTGTTGATACGAAAGGAAAAGAGCTTCCTATTAAACAAGAACTAGAGAAATTTTCTTTTGTTAATACAGTGAAGGAGCCAAAAGAGGGTAAAGAAAATAAGCAAATACAAATGTATGAGGTTTCTTTAGCAGAAAATCCATACTCAATTGAAGCATTAGATCAAATCCCTAAATTGAAAAGTAGTATAGAAAAAGTATTAAAAGATGCTGGGATTAGTAATGCTAAAGATCAATTATGGATTGGTGGAGAAACGGCATCATTATATGATACAAAGCAAATTACGGAACGTGATGAAGCTGTTATTATTCCAGTAATGATTAGTATCATAGCTTTACTATTACTTGTTTACTTGCGATCAATTGTTGCGATGATTTATTTAATTGTAACTGTTGTCTTATCATTCTACTCTGCATTAGGAGCAGGGTGGCTATTACTTCATTATGGTATGGGAGCGCCGGCCATTCAAGGTGCAATACCGTTATATGCATTTGTATTTTTAGTTGCTTTAGGTGAAGATTATAATATCTTTATGGTTTCTGAAATATGGAAAAACAGAAAGACACAAAATCATTTGGATGCAGTAAGAAATGGTGTAATACAAACAGGTAGTGTCATTACTTCAGCAGGTTTAATTTTAGCGGGAACTTTTGCAGTGTTAGGAACACTTCCAATTCAAGTGCTCGTTCAATTTGGTATTGTAACAGCAATTGGAGTATTACTTGATACGTTTATTGTTAGGCCATTACTAGTACCGGCAATTACAGTTGTTTTAGGTCGCTTTGCTTTTTGGCCAGGGAAACTTTCGAGAAAGAGAGAAGAAGTACAAAAAGTGGATGCATAG
- a CDS encoding DUF4021 domain-containing protein encodes MNNKNVNKKENVIENATPIQNNNTANLNIEEQAMNGLYGMPETTIEDADHAVTDDLTSKN; translated from the coding sequence ATGAATAACAAAAATGTAAATAAAAAAGAAAATGTTATCGAAAACGCTACACCTATTCAAAATAATAATACTGCAAACCTTAATATCGAAGAACAAGCAATGAATGGCTTATATGGAATGCCCGAAACAACAATTGAAGATGCTGATCACGCTGTAACTGATGATTTGACTTCAAAAAATTAA